One genomic region from Mycobacterium basiliense encodes:
- a CDS encoding acyl-CoA dehydrogenase family protein — translation MTTFAGGLTDTFIERLAERAQEAEELRRLPATTVTELTDSGFIDVLRPQRYGGHQAEFSEILAPVRRMAHGCVSTAWTAAFYALHNWMLALFDEQAQEEGFRARPFLAAAPLAPTGRGVAASGGVRLSGRWSWATGVMDANWSIVGALCGPDDAINPALVLVPADDIRVIDVWHTDGMRATGSNDIEIENVFVPSHRLVSISDIYAGSTPGTHLHDAVAYRWPMVPALALVAAMPALGAAERVADIFTQRLSERELAYEGTKQKDKPAAQARLGQAGVRLRALHGLLADTTGRIDEILLAGDRVSRPVRADARLAAAHIVRESRAVIGDLLEASGASAHFLRNPLQRAQRDVDVISGHVVFDYDTSRELAGALAIGLKIPPTAMV, via the coding sequence ATGACCACCTTTGCGGGCGGCCTCACCGATACCTTCATTGAGCGGCTCGCCGAGCGCGCACAGGAGGCCGAGGAGCTTCGCCGGCTGCCCGCGACCACGGTCACCGAACTCACCGACTCCGGATTCATCGATGTGTTGAGACCGCAGCGATACGGCGGGCACCAGGCCGAATTCTCGGAGATCTTGGCTCCTGTGCGCCGGATGGCGCACGGCTGCGTCTCGACCGCCTGGACCGCAGCGTTTTACGCCCTGCACAACTGGATGCTGGCACTGTTCGACGAGCAGGCCCAGGAGGAGGGCTTCCGGGCGCGGCCGTTTCTCGCCGCGGCGCCGTTGGCGCCGACCGGTCGTGGCGTCGCCGCAAGCGGCGGCGTTCGGCTAAGCGGCCGGTGGTCGTGGGCCACCGGAGTGATGGACGCCAACTGGAGCATCGTCGGCGCACTCTGCGGACCCGATGACGCCATCAACCCCGCACTCGTGCTGGTACCCGCCGACGACATCCGCGTCATCGATGTCTGGCACACCGACGGGATGCGGGCCACCGGCTCTAACGACATTGAGATCGAGAATGTCTTCGTTCCCAGCCACCGCCTGGTCAGTATCAGCGACATCTATGCCGGCAGCACGCCCGGAACGCACCTGCATGATGCGGTCGCCTACCGATGGCCGATGGTGCCCGCGCTCGCACTGGTCGCCGCCATGCCGGCATTGGGTGCGGCCGAGCGCGTCGCCGATATCTTCACCCAGCGGCTGAGCGAACGTGAGTTGGCCTACGAGGGCACCAAGCAGAAGGACAAACCGGCCGCCCAAGCCCGACTCGGCCAGGCGGGCGTGCGACTACGCGCCCTGCACGGGCTGCTTGCCGACACCACCGGGCGCATCGACGAGATCCTGCTGGCCGGCGACCGCGTGTCTCGCCCGGTCCGCGCCGACGCCCGGCTGGCCGCCGCACACATCGTGCGCGAATCGCGCGCGGTCATCGGCGACTTGCTCGAAGCATCGGGTGCTAGCGCGCACTTCCTGCGAAACCCGCTTCAGCGGGCCCAGCGTGACGTCGATGTGATCAGCGGCCACGTGGTATTCGACTACGACACCAGCCGTGAACTCGCCGGCGCGTTGGCAATCGGCCTGAAGATCCCACCGACCGCAATGGTGTGA
- a CDS encoding alpha/beta hydrolase, which yields MGRARIIHIVRQVGALVVAAVTAVSTLNAYRPLARKGFLSLWSWLFGLVVTEFPLPTLASQLCGLVVTAQRLTRPVRAISWLVAAFSTLGLVNFSRAGHQADALLNAALDSGLGTDRRADSAALWRRPAGGGTAKTPGPLRMLRIYRDYAHDGDISYGEFGSANHLDIWRRPDLDRTGKAPVLFQIPGGAWTTGNKRGQAHPLMSHLAELGWICVAINYRHSPRNTWPDHIIDVKRALAWVKAHIGEYGGDPDFIAVTGGSAGGHLSSLAALTPNDPQFQPGFEDADTRVQAAVPFYGVYDFTRFDDAMHPMMPGLLVRYVVKQRPSKNLQPFITASPVNHVSADAPPFFVLHGRNDSLVPVEQARGFVERLRHVSSQPVVYAELPFTQHAFDIFGSARAAHAAIAVEQFLAKIYAAQQR from the coding sequence ATGGGCAGAGCTCGAATCATCCACATCGTCCGGCAGGTCGGTGCGCTGGTGGTGGCCGCGGTTACCGCCGTCTCCACCCTCAACGCCTATCGGCCGCTGGCGCGCAAGGGATTCCTGTCGTTGTGGTCGTGGCTTTTCGGTCTCGTCGTCACCGAGTTCCCCCTACCAACGCTGGCCAGCCAGCTTTGCGGACTGGTGGTGACAGCTCAACGGCTGACCCGCCCGGTGCGGGCGATCTCCTGGCTGGTCGCAGCCTTTTCGACGTTGGGTTTGGTGAACTTCAGTAGGGCCGGCCATCAGGCCGATGCCCTGCTCAACGCCGCGTTGGACAGCGGCCTGGGAACCGATCGGCGCGCGGACTCGGCCGCCCTGTGGCGTCGCCCGGCCGGCGGCGGGACCGCAAAGACCCCCGGACCGCTGCGCATGTTGCGGATCTACCGCGACTACGCCCACGACGGCGACATCAGCTACGGCGAATTCGGCAGTGCCAACCACCTGGATATCTGGCGACGTCCCGATCTCGATCGCACCGGCAAGGCTCCGGTGCTCTTCCAGATACCCGGTGGGGCGTGGACGACGGGCAACAAACGTGGACAGGCCCACCCGTTGATGAGTCACCTTGCCGAGCTGGGCTGGATCTGTGTGGCCATCAACTACCGACACAGCCCACGTAACACCTGGCCAGATCACATCATCGACGTCAAACGAGCCCTGGCCTGGGTCAAGGCCCACATCGGCGAGTACGGCGGCGACCCCGACTTTATTGCGGTCACCGGCGGTTCGGCCGGCGGACATCTATCGTCGCTGGCGGCGCTAACGCCCAACGATCCGCAGTTTCAGCCCGGATTTGAAGACGCCGACACCCGGGTTCAGGCCGCCGTGCCGTTCTACGGCGTCTATGACTTCACCCGCTTCGACGACGCGATGCATCCAATGATGCCGGGCCTTCTCGTGCGTTATGTGGTCAAACAGCGCCCCTCGAAGAACCTGCAACCATTTATCACCGCGTCGCCGGTCAACCACGTTTCCGCGGACGCTCCCCCGTTTTTTGTGCTGCACGGCCGCAACGACTCGCTGGTTCCGGTCGAGCAGGCCCGCGGCTTTGTCGAACGGCTGCGGCACGTCAGCAGTCAACCCGTGGTGTACGCCGAGCTGCCCTTCACCCAGCACGCTTTCGATATTTTCGGCTCGGCCCGAGCGGCGCATGCCGCGATTGCCGTCGAGCAATTCCTGGCCAAGATCTACGCGGCGCAACAACGATGA
- a CDS encoding tocopherol cyclase family protein yields MTAAYLRWVAEGVTKRLVDAYRRTGADLPFGDPLPSHGREMEGWFWRLTDRASGRVVVGLCRVNKHPDGDWATVAVALNPGGIVRTAALTGAEAESPPFSVHAGTSATGRVAAGTDRLHIDLDDVHLDLRFADPFVWPMALGGGGIFSSIPFLNQYWHPYRLGGTASGSVEFNGGIWSFDGAQLYAERNWGAGFPERWWWGQAHDFDGADVSVAFSGGVLRLGPIRREVTGVVVRLGDRVIRLTPPALVRSQVSDGRWSVRALAPHYQIELKGNSAGRTPHALPVPLPAERRNVDTDIEHLDGELCCTVRKFGRVVFEGTSPLAGLQVGSLPRRQ; encoded by the coding sequence ATGACCGCTGCATACCTGAGATGGGTGGCAGAAGGCGTCACCAAGCGCTTGGTCGACGCCTATCGACGTACCGGCGCCGACCTGCCGTTCGGCGATCCGCTGCCCTCACATGGCCGTGAGATGGAGGGCTGGTTCTGGCGGCTCACCGACCGCGCTTCGGGCCGCGTTGTTGTCGGCCTATGTCGCGTGAACAAACACCCGGACGGGGACTGGGCCACGGTCGCGGTCGCATTGAATCCGGGCGGGATCGTGCGCACCGCCGCCTTGACGGGCGCTGAAGCCGAATCGCCGCCCTTCTCGGTGCACGCTGGAACGAGTGCGACGGGCCGGGTGGCCGCGGGCACCGATCGGCTCCACATCGACCTCGACGACGTCCATCTAGACCTGCGATTCGCCGATCCGTTCGTATGGCCGATGGCTCTGGGAGGCGGCGGGATCTTTTCCTCGATCCCCTTCCTCAACCAGTACTGGCATCCCTACCGGCTGGGCGGAACAGCAAGCGGCTCAGTCGAATTCAACGGAGGTATCTGGTCGTTCGACGGAGCCCAGCTATATGCCGAACGGAACTGGGGCGCGGGCTTTCCCGAGCGTTGGTGGTGGGGACAGGCGCACGACTTCGACGGCGCCGATGTCTCCGTCGCCTTCTCGGGTGGCGTTCTTCGGCTCGGCCCGATCCGCCGCGAGGTGACCGGGGTGGTCGTGCGACTCGGTGATCGCGTGATCCGATTGACGCCCCCAGCGCTGGTGCGATCACAAGTCAGCGACGGCCGCTGGTCGGTACGAGCGCTCGCGCCCCACTACCAGATCGAGCTGAAGGGCAACAGCGCCGGCCGGACACCGCACGCGCTTCCGGTACCGCTGCCCGCCGAGCGGCGCAACGTCGACACCGACATCGAGCATCTTGACGGCGAACTCTGTTGCACTGTAAGGAAGTTCGGTCGAGTGGTGTTCGAAGGCACGTCACCGCTGGCCGGCCTGCAAGTTGGCAGCCTACCGCGCCGACAGTGA
- a CDS encoding WS/DGAT/MGAT family O-acyltransferase, with translation MKLLSPLDQMFARMEAARTPMHIGAFAVFDKPKGAPRSFIRDLYEAVSQLAFLPFPFDSVIAGGPTMAYWKQVQPDPGYHVRLSALPRPGTARDLGALVERLHSTPLDMTKPLWELHVIEGLADGQFAIYFKAHHCAVDGMGAVNLIKSWLTTDPQMPPGSGKPEPLGDDYDLANVFAVTTAKRTVEGVSAVGELVGKLTSMARGANSSVLAALNTPRTPFNTRINRHKRLAVQVLNLPRLKAVSNATETTVNDVILASVSGACRRYLQDCSALPPSSLTVSVPVGFERDADTVNAASGFVAALGTSIDDPVERLTNIAASTSRGKAELLAMSPNALQHYSVFGLLPIALGQKTGALGVIPPLFNFTVSNVVLSKQPLYLSGAKLDLIVPMSFLCDGYGLNVTLVGYTDKVVLGFLGCRDTVPHLQRLAQYTGEAFKELEAATVSP, from the coding sequence GTGAAGCTGCTCAGCCCGCTGGATCAGATGTTCGCGAGGATGGAGGCGGCGCGCACGCCGATGCATATCGGCGCGTTTGCGGTCTTCGACAAGCCCAAGGGAGCACCGCGAAGCTTTATCCGCGACCTGTACGAGGCCGTCTCGCAACTGGCGTTCCTGCCCTTCCCGTTTGACAGCGTGATCGCGGGTGGCCCGACGATGGCGTATTGGAAGCAGGTGCAGCCCGATCCGGGGTACCACGTCCGCCTCTCGGCATTACCTCGTCCGGGGACCGCCCGCGATCTCGGAGCCCTTGTCGAGCGACTGCACTCGACGCCGCTTGACATGACAAAACCGCTCTGGGAGTTGCACGTCATCGAGGGCCTGGCGGATGGCCAGTTCGCCATCTATTTCAAGGCCCACCACTGCGCAGTGGACGGTATGGGGGCGGTGAACCTGATCAAAAGCTGGCTGACCACCGATCCGCAAATGCCTCCCGGCTCGGGCAAGCCCGAGCCGCTGGGCGACGATTACGATCTGGCCAACGTTTTCGCGGTAACGACGGCAAAACGCACCGTCGAGGGTGTTTCGGCGGTCGGTGAACTGGTCGGGAAACTCACCAGCATGGCGCGCGGTGCCAACAGCTCCGTGCTGGCGGCGCTGAACACCCCGCGAACACCGTTCAATACCCGGATCAACCGGCATAAACGCCTTGCCGTGCAGGTCCTGAACCTGCCGCGGCTCAAGGCGGTGTCCAACGCCACCGAGACCACGGTCAACGACGTGATCTTGGCGTCGGTCTCCGGCGCTTGCCGCCGCTACCTGCAGGACTGCAGCGCCCTGCCCCCGAGCAGCCTGACCGTGTCGGTGCCGGTCGGCTTTGAACGCGACGCCGACACGGTCAACGCGGCGTCGGGTTTCGTCGCGGCGCTTGGCACGTCGATCGACGACCCTGTCGAGCGGCTGACCAACATCGCGGCATCGACTAGCCGAGGCAAAGCGGAGCTGCTGGCCATGTCGCCGAACGCCCTACAGCACTATTCCGTTTTCGGCCTGCTGCCCATCGCCCTGGGCCAAAAGACCGGAGCGCTCGGGGTGATTCCGCCGCTGTTCAACTTCACCGTCTCCAACGTCGTGCTCTCCAAGCAGCCGTTGTACCTTTCCGGAGCCAAACTGGACTTGATCGTGCCGATGTCATTCCTGTGCGACGGCTACGGGCTCAACGTCACGCTGGTCGGTTATACGGACAAAGTCGTTCTCGGGTTCCTGGGCTGCCGGGACACGGTGCCGCATTTGCAACGGCTGGCACAGTACACGGGCGAGGCATTCAAGGAACTCGAGGCAGCCACCGTTTCGCCATAG
- a CDS encoding mycothiol-dependent nitroreductase Rv2466c family protein yields the protein MTAKVEFHFDPMCPFAYQTSMWIRDVRSQLGITIDWRFFSLEEINRADGKKHPWERDWSYGWSLMRIGALLRRTDMSLLDRWYEVTGSELHAFGGKPHDPAVARRLLSEIGADDQTLDAALADPTTHDEVRAEHQRVVDAGGYGVPTLFIDGQCLFGPVLVDPPTGPDAVKLWNVVTGMVELPHVYELQRPKSSADAELIAQSLRPYLDGRDWVSINRGQVVDVDHLAGRKVAHGDG from the coding sequence ATGACCGCCAAGGTGGAATTTCATTTCGACCCGATGTGCCCGTTTGCCTACCAAACCTCAATGTGGATCCGCGACGTCCGCAGTCAACTGGGCATCACCATCGATTGGCGGTTCTTCAGTCTTGAGGAGATCAACCGGGCCGACGGTAAGAAACATCCCTGGGAGCGGGACTGGTCCTATGGCTGGTCGTTGATGCGGATTGGTGCGTTGTTGCGTCGAACGGACATGTCATTGCTCGATCGTTGGTATGAGGTGACGGGTAGTGAGCTGCATGCGTTCGGCGGCAAACCCCACGATCCCGCCGTTGCCCGACGGCTGCTCAGCGAGATCGGTGCCGATGACCAGACCCTCGATGCGGCCCTTGCCGACCCGACCACCCACGACGAAGTCCGCGCCGAACACCAGCGGGTCGTCGATGCCGGCGGATATGGTGTGCCAACGCTCTTTATCGACGGCCAGTGCCTATTTGGGCCGGTCCTGGTCGACCCGCCAACCGGACCCGACGCAGTAAAACTGTGGAACGTGGTGACCGGAATGGTCGAATTACCGCACGTCTACGAACTGCAACGGCCCAAGTCATCGGCTGATGCCGAACTCATCGCCCAGAGCTTGCGACCCTACCTCGACGGGCGGGATTGGGTCAGCATCAACCGCGGTCAGGTGGTCGACGTGGATCACCTTGCCGGCCGCAAGGTCGCTCACGGCGATGGGTAA
- a CDS encoding protease inhibitor I42 family protein translates to MKIRLLVIVAMLVLAVAGCTNRGRLPATKTIDVPMDEVLKESSIERQVSLSVGDTLKVTLGSNYTTPYRWTEDTTIGDTTVLEQISHRYVRPDTDVMGAPGTEVWTFSALRPGTTTITTGYSSFVGSDNSPTCTFTAKVTVR, encoded by the coding sequence ATGAAGATCAGGCTGCTGGTGATCGTTGCCATGCTGGTGTTGGCGGTAGCGGGGTGCACTAACAGAGGTCGGTTGCCCGCGACAAAGACCATTGACGTGCCGATGGATGAGGTGTTGAAGGAAAGCTCCATCGAACGGCAGGTGAGCCTGTCGGTCGGAGACACTTTGAAAGTGACTTTGGGATCGAATTACACCACACCCTATCGTTGGACAGAAGATACGACCATCGGCGATACCACGGTTCTGGAGCAGATCAGTCACCGATACGTGCGGCCAGACACCGATGTGATGGGGGCGCCCGGCACCGAGGTGTGGACTTTCAGCGCGTTGCGGCCGGGCACGACCACCATCACCACCGGCTACTCCAGCTTCGTCGGTAGCGACAACTCACCGACGTGCACGTTCACCGCGAAAGTAACCGTGCGGTAG
- a CDS encoding Na+/H+ antiporter translates to MFGLVVIVALVATVVFGTILGRRYRVGPPVLLILMGALLGLIPSFGNVQIDGEIVLLLFLPAILYWESMNTSFREIRWNLRVIIMFSIGLVIATAVAVSWTARALGMEPHAAAVLGAVLSPTDAAAVAGLAKRLPRRALTVLRGESLINDGTALVLFAVTVAVAQGAGEIGPGALVGRFVLSYLGGITAGLLVGGLVTLVRRTIDAPLEEGALSLLTPFAAFLLAQSLHCSGVVAVLISALVLTYTGPQVIRARSRLEAFAFWDISTFLINGSLWVFVGVQIPGAIEHISNADGGLRRAAVLAMAVTAVVIATRIVWVEATTVLGRAVDRIVNKPTRHVGFRQRCVTSWAGFRGAVSLAAALAVPMTTLSGAPFPDRNLIIFVVSIVILVTVLVQGSSLPALVRWARIPEDAAHADELQLARARSAEAALDALPAVADELRVSPEIMKRLTKEYEERSQLVMANVEDSAPSALAERTELVRRVRLGVLEHQRRAVTLLRNQNLIDDIVLRELQAEMDLEEVQLLDAGDSD, encoded by the coding sequence GTGTTCGGGCTTGTCGTCATCGTTGCGCTGGTCGCCACCGTAGTCTTCGGCACCATCCTCGGTCGGCGCTATCGCGTGGGTCCCCCGGTGCTGCTCATCCTGATGGGTGCGCTGCTCGGCCTCATCCCCAGTTTCGGCAACGTGCAGATCGACGGCGAGATCGTCCTGCTGCTGTTCCTGCCGGCGATCTTGTACTGGGAGAGCATGAACACCAGCTTCCGCGAGATCCGCTGGAACCTGCGCGTCATCATCATGTTCAGTATCGGCCTGGTGATCGCCACCGCCGTTGCCGTGTCATGGACGGCTCGAGCGCTCGGCATGGAGCCACATGCCGCAGCGGTCCTCGGTGCTGTGCTATCCCCCACCGACGCCGCCGCCGTTGCCGGCTTGGCCAAACGGCTACCCCGGCGGGCTTTAACAGTGTTGCGCGGCGAGAGTCTCATCAATGACGGGACCGCGCTTGTTCTGTTTGCCGTCACCGTCGCCGTCGCGCAAGGCGCAGGCGAGATCGGACCGGGCGCTTTGGTCGGCCGGTTCGTGTTGTCCTATCTCGGTGGGATCACGGCCGGGCTGTTGGTCGGCGGGTTGGTGACGTTGGTGCGCCGCACCATCGACGCACCGCTGGAAGAAGGGGCGTTGAGTCTGCTGACGCCCTTCGCGGCATTCTTGCTCGCCCAATCGCTGCATTGCAGCGGAGTCGTCGCGGTGCTGATCTCCGCGCTGGTTCTCACCTACACCGGGCCGCAGGTGATCCGGGCACGGTCTCGCCTGGAAGCCTTCGCATTCTGGGACATCTCGACGTTCCTCATTAACGGGTCGTTGTGGGTCTTCGTCGGAGTCCAGATTCCCGGTGCGATCGAACACATCTCCAACGCCGACGGGGGACTCCGACGCGCCGCGGTCCTGGCAATGGCCGTCACCGCCGTCGTCATCGCGACCCGGATCGTCTGGGTCGAAGCGACCACCGTGTTGGGGCGCGCGGTGGACCGGATCGTCAACAAACCCACCCGCCACGTCGGCTTTCGGCAACGTTGTGTCACCAGTTGGGCCGGATTCCGCGGCGCGGTGTCGCTGGCCGCGGCACTGGCGGTCCCGATGACCACGCTCAGCGGAGCCCCGTTTCCCGACCGCAACCTGATCATCTTCGTCGTGTCGATCGTCATCCTGGTGACCGTGCTGGTCCAGGGCAGCTCGCTGCCCGCCCTGGTGCGGTGGGCGCGTATACCCGAAGACGCAGCCCATGCCGATGAACTGCAGCTAGCTCGGGCTCGCAGCGCCGAAGCCGCCCTGGATGCCCTGCCCGCGGTCGCCGACGAGCTGAGGGTGAGCCCGGAAATCATGAAGCGCCTGACGAAGGAATATGAAGAACGCTCCCAGCTCGTCATGGCCAATGTCGAGGACTCGGCGCCCAGCGCCCTGGCCGAGCGCACCGAACTGGTCCGGCGCGTCCGTCTTGGCGTACTGGAACACCAGCGGCGGGCCGTCACCTTGCTGCGCAACCAGAACCTTATCGACGACATAGTGCTGCGAGAACTGCAAGCAGAGATGGATCTCGAAGAGGTGCAACTGCTCGACGCCGGCGACTCGGATTGA
- a CDS encoding TetR/AcrR family transcriptional regulator C-terminal domain-containing protein yields the protein MTSAMRRGYGKLDRTQVVAALHDLARRVGVQRVTMRGLAAEVGAAVPSVYYHVPGKRAAFDLLAESVLAEIPVPQAGTWDTRLTELYCAAREVILDVPGIAGILQTRGGEERARRLDRISRSLLAEAGLAKAAAAAARTVLYTYLLGSVSLEESRPKRQGAARFSNGLDVIIAGIKASAERR from the coding sequence ATGACCTCCGCGATGCGACGCGGCTATGGGAAACTCGACCGCACCCAGGTGGTGGCGGCCCTGCACGACCTGGCTCGACGGGTTGGCGTACAGCGGGTGACGATGCGAGGCCTCGCCGCCGAAGTCGGTGCCGCGGTGCCCTCGGTCTACTACCATGTCCCGGGGAAGCGAGCCGCTTTCGATTTGTTGGCCGAGTCCGTACTCGCTGAAATTCCGGTCCCGCAAGCCGGCACGTGGGATACCCGGTTGACCGAGCTCTATTGCGCCGCCCGTGAAGTGATACTCGACGTTCCGGGTATCGCCGGGATTCTGCAGACTCGTGGTGGCGAGGAACGCGCCCGCCGACTCGACAGAATCAGCCGGTCGCTGCTGGCCGAAGCCGGTCTGGCGAAAGCCGCGGCGGCCGCCGCGCGCACGGTGCTCTACACCTACCTGCTTGGCTCCGTGAGCCTGGAGGAGTCGCGCCCCAAACGGCAAGGCGCGGCCCGCTTTAGCAACGGGCTGGACGTGATCATTGCCGGCATTAAGGCCAGCGCGGAACGGCGATGA
- a CDS encoding TIGR03619 family F420-dependent LLM class oxidoreductase, with translation MSAATAKLSIATPVVTMLPGAGADWEKSASIEDLAVAAEAADRLGYHHLTCSEHIALPTAEKQRRGTRYWDPLATLAYLAARTSRIRLATNVLVLAYHHPLEIAKRYGTLDTISDGRLILGVGVGSLKEEFDLLGVSYEDRGARADEALQALGAALSVPEPAYHGRFYSFAGMVVDPCAVQRHVPIWVGGRTMRSLRRAVYLADGWAPFNVSLRQVRDWLTRFDIRPDFEVVLTPPTALDPIGAPELTREILAETTAHGATTIRATFVHTSRQHYLENLQALAELDTARLV, from the coding sequence ATGAGCGCCGCAACCGCAAAGCTATCGATTGCCACCCCCGTGGTCACCATGTTGCCCGGTGCCGGCGCCGATTGGGAGAAAAGCGCATCGATCGAGGACCTTGCGGTGGCCGCCGAAGCCGCCGATCGGCTCGGCTATCACCATCTGACCTGCAGCGAGCACATCGCCCTGCCCACAGCCGAGAAACAGCGCCGTGGGACCCGCTATTGGGACCCGCTGGCGACGCTGGCCTATCTGGCCGCGCGCACCTCACGAATCCGGCTGGCAACCAATGTGCTGGTCCTCGCATATCACCACCCCCTCGAGATCGCCAAGCGCTACGGCACGCTGGACACGATCAGTGATGGCCGACTCATCCTCGGCGTGGGCGTCGGCAGCCTCAAGGAAGAGTTCGACCTTCTTGGCGTCTCGTACGAGGACCGTGGAGCGCGGGCCGACGAGGCGCTGCAGGCGTTGGGCGCGGCATTGTCGGTGCCCGAGCCGGCCTATCACGGCCGGTTCTATTCTTTCGCCGGGATGGTCGTCGACCCGTGTGCGGTCCAGCGGCATGTTCCGATCTGGGTCGGCGGACGAACCATGCGATCGCTACGGCGAGCCGTGTACCTGGCCGACGGTTGGGCACCCTTCAACGTAAGTCTGCGCCAAGTCCGAGACTGGTTGACTCGCTTCGACATTAGACCGGATTTTGAAGTAGTCCTCACGCCCCCGACGGCGTTGGATCCGATTGGTGCACCCGAGCTGACCCGCGAAATCCTCGCCGAAACCACCGCGCACGGTGCCACCACCATCCGTGCCACGTTCGTCCACACCTCCCGGCAACACTATCTGGAGAATCTGCAGGCACTCGCCGAGCTGGACACCGCGCGATTGGTTTAA